In a single window of the Antedon mediterranea chromosome 1, ecAntMedi1.1, whole genome shotgun sequence genome:
- the LOC140053846 gene encoding uncharacterized protein — protein MFCRTRRRSLLSQQMGELPSFRGDPHTPPFCNVALDFFGPISIKLTRNTNTEGNILIVTCMTTRVISLELVDSLSSESFINAWRRFVCSRGIHPVTAFSDHGRNFVGAQQKLRDWIKSWDELKLKMEFRKTNTSFDWQFNTPYASHMNGVVESLIRSCRKGLDAVVDYHHRRFSALEWQTILSEVTYLINSRPLFPDGPDPLESPPITGNDILFPHGQPVLLQPNLEVVTNQKSIVDIAQRRVHAFWDCWMCYMPPQLVQRSKWFHPRENLQIGDLVLVLEPGLKGVAAPRGHWRRGIVVDVKPGKDNLVRKAMIKTVERSNISIKERPVHKLCLIATVGELNHGFSSK, from the coding sequence ATGTTCTGTCGAACTCGACGTAGGAGTTTACTTAGCCAACAAATGGGAGAACTTCCCAGTTTTAGAGGCGATCCGCATACACCACCCTTTTGTAACGTAGCTCTTGATTTCTTTGGACCGATTTCTATCAAGCTCACTCGTAATACCAATACAGAAGGTAACATTCTGATAGTGACCTGCATGACCACACGAGTTATCTCATTAGAATTAGTGGATTCTCTATCATCAGAATCATTTATTAATGCTTGGAGACGATTTGTCTGCTCGCGGGGGATCCACCCAGTAACCGCTTTTAGTGACCATGGCCGCAATTTCGTCGGCGCTCAGCAGAAGTTGAGAGATTGGATCAAATCATGGGACGAACTAAAATTAAAGATGGAATTCAGGAAAACCAATACATCTTTCGACTGGCAGTTCAATACTCCTTACGCTTCTCACATGAATGGAGTTGTCGAATCGCTTATAAGGAGTTGCCGTAAAGGTCTAGATGCCGTAGTCGATTACCATCATCGCCGTTTTAGTGCCCTTGAATGGCAGACTATTTTGAGTGAAGTGACTTATCTTATAAACTCACGACCATTGTTTCCGGATGGGCCTGATCCACTTGAATCACCGCCAATTACTGGTAATGATATTCTATTTCCACATGGACAACCCGTACTCTTGCAACCGAACTTGGAAGTGGTAACGAATCAGAAGAGTATTGTCGACATCGCACAACGACGTGTTCATGCATTCTGGGATTGTTGGATGTGTTATATGCCACCTCAATTAGTACAACGTTCAAAGTGGTTTCACCCAAGAGAAAATTTGCAGATTGGAGATTTAGTGCTAGTACTGGAACCTGGATTAAAGGGGGTTGCAGCACCACGTGGACATTGGCGACGGGGAATAGTTGTGGATGTGAAGCCAGGGAAGGACAATCTCGTTCGGAAGGCCATGATTAAAACTGTTGAAAGATCGAATATAAGTATTAAGGAAAGGCCTGTACATAAGTTGTGTTTGATTGCAACTGTGGGAGAACTTAACCACGGGTTTTCTTCTAAATAA
- the LOC140051345 gene encoding uncharacterized protein: protein MFGDVNECDSNPCQNGSTCIDGRQKFTCICELGFTGNLCGIDIDECESAPCQNGATCFNQINRFTCNCPPGWEGYNCGLDINECSSSPCRNGGQCNDLANNYTCDCLPGWEGYNCGLDINECSSSPCRNGGQCNDLANNYTCDCLPGWEGYNCDRDVNECTSQPCLNGGVCNDGRNTFECICPLGYTGIVCSQGNGGNK from the exons ATGTTTGGTG aCGTGAATGAATGTGATAGCAACCCATGCCAAAATGGTTCAACATGCATAGACGGACGACAAAAGTTCACATGCATCTGCGAGTTAGGTTTCACAGGCAATTTATGCGGAATTGATATTGACGAGTGTGAAAGCGCCCCCTGCCAAAATGGAGCAACCTGTTTCAATCAAATTAACCGTTTCACATGCAATTGCCCTCCAGGATGGGAAGGATACAACTGTGGGCTGGACATCAACGAGTGCAGTAGTAGCCCTTGTAGAAATGGTGGTCAGTGTAATGATTTAGCCAACAATTACACATGTGACTGTCTACCAGGATGGGAAGGATACAACTGTGGGCTGGACATCAACGAGTGCAGTAGTAGCCCTTGTAGAAATGGTGGTCAGTGTAATGATTTAGCCAACAATTACACATGTGACTGTCTACCAGGATGGGAAGGATACAACTGTGATAGAG atGTAAATGAATGTACTAGCCAACCATGTTTGAATGGAGGAGTTTGCAATGATGGACGCAACACCTTTGAATGTATTTGTCCATTAGGCTACACTGGCATTGTTTGCAGCCAAg GTAATGGtggcaataaataa
- the LOC140053867 gene encoding fibropellin-3-like, translating to MNGATCVDEDYGWYTCQCATYWEGTNCEIQKAGVICGTNHYSLTGSITSSNYPSNYNVRETCFYLIRAHGATTIELQFISFQTEDLKDILSIGIGPTQSDGSTVTQLMGSPSVLTYTYNTDQLWLQFSSDPTIALSGWSFTYSADGNDCFNSPCANGGTCIDGLRSYTCVCAPGYTGNDCETDLNECHCLNGGVCNNLISGITCTCAPGYIGTICEINVDECASSPCQNGAFCKDLARQLFLHMCSRLEWCFLSSC from the exons ATGAATGGGGCAACTTGTGTAGATGAGGACTATGGATGGTACACCTGCCAATGTGCCACTTACTGGGAAGGTACAAATTGTGAAATACAAAAAG CAGGTGTAATTTGTGGTACAAACCACTACTCTCTGACAGGAAGCATTACCAGCTCAAATTATCCAAGCAATTATAATGTGAGAGAAACATGCTTCTACCTTATACGGGCACATGGTGCCACAACAATTGAGTTACAGTTTATAAGCTTTCAGACAGAagatttaaaagatattttatcGATTGGTATTGGACCGACGCAATCGGACGGATCAACGGTCACGCAGTTAATGGGGTCTCCTTCTGTGCTTACATATACTTATAATACAGATCAACTTTGGCTGCAATTCAGTTCGGATCCAACAATTGCTCTTTCTGGATGGAGTTTTACATACAGTGCAG ATGGTAATGATTGCTTCAATTCGCCCTGTGCTAATGGCGGTACTTGCATTGACGGTTTGCGTTCATACACCTGTGTTTGTGCACCTGGATACACTGGCAATGACTGTGAAACAG aTTTAAATGAATGTCATTGTTTAAATGGTGGTGTGTGTAATAATCTGATCAGTGGAATTACATGTACGTGTGCACCAGGATATATAGGAACCATCTGTGAAATAA ATGTGGATGAGTGTGCCAGCAGTCCATGTCAGAATGGCGCCTTCTGTAAAGATCTTGCTAGACAGCTATTTTTGCACATGTGCAGCAGGCTGGAGTGGTGTTTTTTGTCAAGTTG ttaa